Within the Spirosoma agri genome, the region AACGAGCTTTTGTGATAGAACCCTTCTCCCCGCAGCTCCCGCTTATCGACGACCAAGGCAAAAATCTGAAACGGAACAGTGAGTAGCTGTTCCAGAATTGAACGTCGGAGTTTGTCATCACTGCCCACACTGGCTGACTCGATAGCCCCCGTCTGAAAGAAGCGTTGCCGGACTGCTTCTACTTGTGACTCAGCCTCGTGCAGCTGTTCTTTGCGTAGCGTGATGGCGGTGACAATAAAATGGGTGGAAACCGGTCCGCTCTGGTCCGAACGGCGGCCCGGCGGGGTAAAGTCAAGACCGTTATCCCCCCACTCCGCCAGGTAAGCAATGTAATCATTCATAACGTATCGGACTAAATAGCCGGCAAGTTAACCAGATGGGTCGACAGTCGGGTACTAGCCTGGGCTGTAGCCACCAGTTCGACCAGCCGGGAGCATCGTTGGGCAAGGCGTATCTGGCCCCCGGATCGGATCAATCGAACGAAGTGTTACCGTGAAACGATGCGCTTCTTAACCAGTCTCAGCTGTCCCGGATGATTGTCGCCGGGTGGAGCTTTACCCGTCAACGATCTTAACTACGAATAACAGCGGCCGGTTTACAGCCTGTGGCGATAGGTACAATTGATCGGGCTACTCGACTGGGTATGCTTATTGGCTGATCCAATCGATAGCGGCTTGCAAGGCTCGGTCAGTGCCGTTCAAAAGGTCGTCACGAGTCGGTATTGCCTTCATGTCGATGGGTACGCCCGGTCCTTGAATCAACTGCCCGTCAACAGTATACACCCCCCGGCCACTAAAGCGGGTTTGGTACCCACCCGGAAAGTGAACATAACAAACATCCCCGTTTGCCCCAGCCGATGGACTGCCAATGATCTGGGCTCGGGGAGCCGTACGCAGGGCCATACACGTCGATTCAGCGGCACTTTGCGTATGGCTGTTACAGAGAATAGCCACTTTACCCCGATAGTAAGCCGCGTTGTTCCGCCCAACATGCTGGATTGCAGGTTGCGTAAACACCCCCGGAAAGGATAGATCCGGTTTGGTGTAGCGCGCAAACCCCCTCGGAGCCGGATTTAGGTAGGCACACAACCGCTGGAACGATACGCTAGGGTAATTCCGCACGTCAAAAATAATTCCTTGACGATCTCGGTATTGATCCATTACCCGTTTTATATCCCCCACCGACAAGGTTCCCAGGTCAATGTAACCAACGGTTGGCGGAACGGTTTTCGAACGCGCAGGGAGCGGGGGACGATACCCAAACCGCTCAAATACATAGCGGTGCATTGTTTTACGGAGTCGCTGGCCGTCGCGAATCAACTCGATCTCAACCAGTGGCTGTGAACCGGCCAGCAGGCTCGGTAAAAGCCGCTGAATCAGTGCTGATCGGTTCGACGCAGAAATATCCTGCGCACGCTGATCAATGCATTCCGCGACCGATTGACCGCCAACCCGAAGGATACCGTCTCCCCGGCGAATGTCATCAAGTTGGCATAACGAGTCGTTGAATGATCTGACTACGAGAAGGGTATCGTTGAGTAGACGGTAATCAAACGGAGGATACAGAGTCGGTTCGGGCGAAGGAAGTCGATACGCGAGAGGAATAGTCAGTTCGGCGTGCCCATCCTGAATCGTGCTGATCAGCTGTTGCAGAACGCGCTGATAACGCAGCGTATCGGTAGCCTGTTGAAAGCGGGGCACAAACTCGGTCAATACCTGAGCCCAGTTTCGGGGCAGGGCGTACTTGGTGGGGTGAAAATAGTTGATACTGTTCCAGTAGCGAAACAGGCCCAGCAGCCGGTATGAGGAGTTGGGCAGGGCCATGGTCGAATAGTCCGCTTCCGAAAACTCCAGTCGGTTCCGGAAGGGGTTCCAGCGGACATAGTGATTGGTTCGTTGGTTGCGGTTGGCGGCAACGTACAGTAGCTGCTGGCGAAGGGGTTGACTGAAGAGCGATGAGTCGGCCAGCCAGCTCAGATCCAGATTTTTGGTAAAGGCCGTCGAATCGGGGATGGAGCAGCTCGAACAGGCCTTAACGGGTTCCAGTTGACTGATCCAGCTAAGCAATCGGGCAGACAAGGCTTGTCTGGACGGGATGGCAGCTGATTCGTCAATGAGTTGAATAAGTTGTGCATCCCAGTCAATTTTTCCGGTAGCGACCTGAGGATGGTAGTATTTGAGAAACCCCCATACTTTCCCGATCGTGACCAGGTTCCGGGTGTGTACACTATCCGAATCGGATTGACTAAATGAAGACGAAAAAGACAACAGGTATACACCCAGCAGCCAAAAACAGCGCGTCATAATCAGGAAGGAGAAGTTCAGTGGCAAGAAGCAGGAAATGGTGCGTTTATCGTCACGAGCGCATCGGCTTTAAGAAGAATTAACAGTCGCTCTGATCCTAGCATATGTCATTCTCACCAGGCTCAGCAGCCCGGTTATCCTGGTCCCAGAATAGCCTGTTTACATAAAGCCGCAGCAACAGGACAATGCCAAAATAGCTCTTCGCTATCTCGCACGTTGAGCCCTCCGACAGGCAGCGTTGACGCGTAGAACAAGGCGACAGCGAACCACACCGCGGGTAAATTTAGATCAGTTGTGCAGCGCCCGAACTGGTGCAGTTCCCCAATCGTTCGAAATGGTTAAACAACTCTTTATGTGGTCGTTAACGATAAAACTGACTGCTCAGGTAGTTGTATGTTACAGCACAGTGTTCGACAACACGACCCGCCTGATCCAATACGACTAGAACCGTTTCGCCTTTCCCCGCGCCTTGGCTCAAGTGAATACGAACGTACTTTTTATCGCCCAAGCTGATGTGATGAGCAATCGTTAATCGCCGGGCATTCCGCCTGACAAATGGCCAACGCATCCGGGACCGAACAGGCGGGTGGAGACTGACGTAAAAACGACGTCTGATGTTTTGGTGATAAAAACTCGAATCCGCACCCTGTTCTGCCTGAATCCGTTGCTGAACCTGATTTTCGTTCGCCATTCCCCGGAGCGAATAGCACGCGTTGACAAAAGGAGTCAGCAAGGTGGCATCCTCTTCAACTAACCCCGTCGAGTAGGCCGTCACAGCATCGTAGGTCCTGGTTACTAGTAAACTGTCAACGTAAAAATCGAAGGCCAGCTGCTCATAGCACCGGGTTTGTTGGGCTAACTTAGCCTGATGGGCTGACAGAAAACGGAAAGCCTCATCCAGACCAGGATCGAGCCTTTTCAGCAGATCGCCACAATGGTGAGTAACCGCTACATCGACTGGTACACCTTCGGCTTCGTAACTGATGCGTTTGGCGCTGACTGTCTGGCCATTGGACAGAGCCACCTGCCAGCCGCTAGGCAGGCGTTTTCCCAGCATGGGAGAAAATATACCGTTGCTTCGTTCGCCCAGCAATTTCACGTACGGCAGTCCTTTGAGGTAGAGCGCACAGTCACCCGCACTAATTGTAGCGCCACTGGTCAGTAATACCGTGGGTTTGAGCAGCTGTTTTTTGCCTTCAGGAGCCACGTAATAAGCCGTCCACAGCGTGTATTCCTGCTTGGGCTGGCTAATTCAATAGTTGCCAGAATGCCTCAAAATTACGTTCAGGGCTCGTTTTTGGTAGCGAAACAGCAACTCCCGATAAGGAATTAACAAGAATCAGCAGAAGCGAAAAAAAAAGTAGCTTTCATGGGCTAGTGATGGCCAGAATCTATCAAACTTGCTCACAAATTGATTCAGACGCTCAAATAAGCCCGCTGAGCGACTTTCTTTACCCAAGGTATACATTTATACTGCTGACGTGATTTAGTGCCCTGACAAGCCTGTATTCGATCAGAACGGCTATGCTGGTAAAGATTGAACGACTTTTCTTTTTACTATTAGCCAAATTCTGGTTGACCGTTGACGAGTTGAACCGGCATTCTGGTGCTTACTTTCCACTAGAAAAAGAAACATCTGCCCTTCCAATTGTTCTTTCGCCCGCAGTGGTCATAGAGCACAAACCAATATTATAGGCAGTAAAGTTTACTAAAAAAGTAAATATCTACATTTATTCGATGTTTTTTTCTTCCCTTTCCAATGAAATCAACGCTTTGATAAAACTTATCAACTTTATCAATAATTCCTTTTGATTGATTTAAGAGGCCTTGTAAGTATCTGATAAACAATGCGTTGCAAACGCAAATAAGAGGTTTGAAATAAGTAAATAAGAGGTTTGAAATAGATTAAAGAGGTCTAAATAAGAGGTTTGAAATAAGTAAATAAGAGGTTTGAAATAAGTAAATAAGAGGTTTGAAATAGATTGCAGTGTCAACTAGGAGGTTTGAAATAAGCGATAAAACTCGACTGTGGAAAATGTGGAAAAGTCTGTTTTTACCGTCCAAAAGTGCGCCTTTGAGCCCATTTTCGGACGCCAACTAAGAGGTTTGAAATAAATCAACCTGTCAAAACAGGAGTCCTATTGGTTAGTCATCTTATTGCCTGTCAGCTTATTAACAACAGTTATAGCCTCTCTCAGCAGGTTATGATTCTACGTACATGTGACGAGGATTTACAAATAAGAGTTTCCTAAAGCGACTTCTTATTTGTAAATTTGGTCTGTAACTTGCTTCCTGAGCATTCATTCTATGAATCCACTTATCAGTTCGAAAGATCAGTTAGCACCGTTGTTTCAAAAACGGCCCACTAATTATCAGCCCAATGTATTCACGGAGTCCAGGCAGGAGTTTACCGAGCTAGAGAAGAAGATCGTAACGCTTGTTGTCAATCAGATTGGTCATATGTCCCTGAAGGGCGAAACAATAATTGGATCCAACCTGGTCTTTAATGTACCCTTCAGCGAGCTGACAAAGAACAACCACAAACAGATAGCTGATGCAGCCGAATCACTTCAGTCAAAGCGACTGGCCTACCGGGATGATGTGAAGAAGGAGTTTCATTACATAACGCCTTTCCCCAGCGTGCGATCAGCGATGATCGATGGCAAACGGGTGATCGAGTTGATCATGTTCTCCGCTGTAGTTCCTCATTTTGCCGAATTAGGGCAGCGTTACACCAAGTATGACATTGACATGATGCTAACCATGTCTTCGGTCTACTCACAGCGAATGTTTGAGATTGTCAGCATGTACCAGAGCCGGGGACAGTACCAGTTCAGCTACAGAGTAGATCGACTGATGGAGATACTGAATTGTCCGAGTCAGTACATCTTCAATGACTTCCGACGAAATGCGCTCCTGATCGCGCAGCGGGAACTGCGGGAGAAAGCGAATATACACCTTGACTGGGCCGTACAAAAAGAGGGAAAGAAGATTGTAGCGCTCGATTTCACGACAAAAACTACGCAGCAGCTGGCCACTGAAGCAGTGAAGCAGGATCAGCGGCAAATCAATAAAATGGCCATCAACGAAGCCGTTACCACCGCCTGGCAACTGATGAAAGGCTACAAATTAAAATCCTGGCAGAAAGACCTCATCATTTCGGATCACAGTTTACTGGAAACGTTTTATCGGGTTGATTCCGAGCTGGCTAATGGGCTACGGACTAATATCAAAAGCCCAACGGCCTACCTGGTCAAGTCACTGGGTATCGACCAGAAAAAAGACGCCAAAAATCTCAAAACACTTGATTCCAAGCAATTGCAGATTCCCGGTCTATCGACCGAACTCGATGCCCTTACCAATGTACCCCAGTCACTGGCGGCCATTTTTGGCAATATGATTATGAATGAATAAGAGCGCAGCGAAGCCTGTAGTCTGTGATTGCACAGCGCTACGATCAGCCTAAAACCGAGTACGATTCGCAGCCTTGGTGCTCTGGGTCTGGCCCGTCAAGTCGTAACAATACGAACCGATTTCCGGCGGGTCAGTTGCTCTACGGTAGGAGCTAGTGAATGAAGATTCGTATCCGTGTCTACCCGAATCAAACGACCCGTTTTTTCGTCACAGCATACGTCCGCGTAAAAATCGTTAAGTCGGTACAAACTATGTGTCCGCCCCCTATCTACCCAGCTGGTCAAGGCGGTTCCCCACAAAAGCAAAGCGCCCTGTTTGATTAATAATGGTTGACAGTCGAAGTTTTCAAGAGTGATGTACATAGCGTTAAAAAATAGGAGGAGCGCGTACGTAGCGTACAGTCATTCGGCGGATGATCATCCGCCGATGCCGACAAATTCTACTTCCAGAGAAGCGTTATAACTGGACCATACCGGAAGCCGTTTGGATCGCGGTTTACACCCGTAGCGAACGGTTATCTGAGTGCTTGATCCAATTAGCTGAAAATTGATCAGCTGGTTAGGCTGGGCCAAGCGCCAGAGTCACCCAATAACCGACACACAAAGGCCAATAGCACCCAGAACGGACCACTCGTAAAAGAACACGGTCGCGGAGAAACTGTCTAAACGCGACCGTAGACAAAGTGTGTACAGGTTGGCTAACACACTGACTATCAGAAATTTTTACACAGAAAAGTCTACAGATCATCCATCTCCTGCGTGCGAACGCCAAGCCAGGCTAGGCTACTTACTGATCCGCAGAATCAGACGGCCTGTTCGATTCTGAAAGCGCCATTTTTTTGTACAATCGGGTTTTTGCCCGACGGACGCTGGCCGGATCAATATTCAACAGCGCAGCGATCTCTTTGGTGGAAAGGTTGATGTGGAAATAGGCGTAGAGCCGTATTTCGTATTTGGTTAGCGACGGATGTTTTGTCAGTAAGTTATCAAAAAAATCAGGGTGTATTTGTTCGAAATGTATCTTGAATTTTCCCCAGTCTGCGTCCAGATACAGGTTGCTTTGCAGAATCGATTCGATGCCCTTCAGCCCCTGTTGGTTTATGGTCGGATGCTGTTTGTGGAGCGTCTGTAGCTGGGTCTTCAAACTAGCCAGTAACTCGTTTTTCTGGACAATGTATAAGGTCGTCGACGCCAGTTCGCGCTGGTTGATTTCCAGCCTTTCCTGAAGCAACTCATTCTTCGTTTTTTCGTGACGGATATCCGCATTGATCCGTTGATTCTCCAGTTCGGCCAGCCTGTGTTGCAACGCCATTTCCCGCATTTCAAACTCAAGTTGCCGGGTCTCTACCGTCCGGGCGGCCAGTTCATTTTGAATGAACTTTGTTCGGGCGACCAGCGCTATTGAAAAAGCAAGCGCGTGCGTAATACTTGCCAGGTCGGGTAGCAGGGATGGTTCTGTTTTTTTGAAACTAATGAACACGTGAAACAACGCGGTGGCCAGCATGAAAGCTAATGGCAGACTATTCGCCAGCAGAAAGGGAGTAGCAGCCGGTAAGTTTCGTATATACCCTATCACAC harbors:
- a CDS encoding S41 family peptidase — translated: MTRCFWLLGVYLLSFSSSFSQSDSDSVHTRNLVTIGKVWGFLKYYHPQVATGKIDWDAQLIQLIDESAAIPSRQALSARLLSWISQLEPVKACSSCSIPDSTAFTKNLDLSWLADSSLFSQPLRQQLLYVAANRNQRTNHYVRWNPFRNRLEFSEADYSTMALPNSSYRLLGLFRYWNSINYFHPTKYALPRNWAQVLTEFVPRFQQATDTLRYQRVLQQLISTIQDGHAELTIPLAYRLPSPEPTLYPPFDYRLLNDTLLVVRSFNDSLCQLDDIRRGDGILRVGGQSVAECIDQRAQDISASNRSALIQRLLPSLLAGSQPLVEIELIRDGQRLRKTMHRYVFERFGYRPPLPARSKTVPPTVGYIDLGTLSVGDIKRVMDQYRDRQGIIFDVRNYPSVSFQRLCAYLNPAPRGFARYTKPDLSFPGVFTQPAIQHVGRNNAAYYRGKVAILCNSHTQSAAESTCMALRTAPRAQIIGSPSAGANGDVCYVHFPGGYQTRFSGRGVYTVDGQLIQGPGVPIDMKAIPTRDDLLNGTDRALQAAIDWISQ
- a CDS encoding S41 family peptidase → MAPEGKKQLLKPTVLLTSGATISAGDCALYLKGLPYVKLLGERSNGIFSPMLGKRLPSGWQVALSNGQTVSAKRISYEAEGVPVDVAVTHHCGDLLKRLDPGLDEAFRFLSAHQAKLAQQTRCYEQLAFDFYVDSLLVTRTYDAVTAYSTGLVEEDATLLTPFVNACYSLRGMANENQVQQRIQAEQGADSSFYHQNIRRRFYVSLHPPVRSRMRWPFVRRNARRLTIAHHISLGDKKYVRIHLSQGAGKGETVLVVLDQAGRVVEHCAVTYNYLSSQFYR
- a CDS encoding replication initiation protein, which encodes MNPLISSKDQLAPLFQKRPTNYQPNVFTESRQEFTELEKKIVTLVVNQIGHMSLKGETIIGSNLVFNVPFSELTKNNHKQIADAAESLQSKRLAYRDDVKKEFHYITPFPSVRSAMIDGKRVIELIMFSAVVPHFAELGQRYTKYDIDMMLTMSSVYSQRMFEIVSMYQSRGQYQFSYRVDRLMEILNCPSQYIFNDFRRNALLIAQRELREKANIHLDWAVQKEGKKIVALDFTTKTTQQLATEAVKQDQRQINKMAINEAVTTAWQLMKGYKLKSWQKDLIISDHSLLETFYRVDSELANGLRTNIKSPTAYLVKSLGIDQKKDAKNLKTLDSKQLQIPGLSTELDALTNVPQSLAAIFGNMIMNE